The genomic segment GCCGAAGACATCAGCCACCACGCCGTCCCCCTTCGCCACCAGCTGCGTGTAGTTCTCCGACGCCACCGTGCTCCGGTCGTTGGCGGTCGTACCGCTGGCCGCGTCCCACACGGAAAAGATGATGCGTCGCTCCGTGAGCGAGTTCACCTGCATACCGAAATACCCGCGGGCGAACCCGCAGGCCATGTAGTACGTCGTGACCGGATCATCCACGGCGGTGACTTCGTTGTAAAAACCGGTCACCAGCGTGTTCGAATCGGTGGGGTACCGCAGGTGCACGCTGGCCGCGTTGCGTCGCGGGTCCAGGTTGAAGTGCGCAGCGGCCGACGCGGGACCGTCCAGCACCAACGCCCGCACCTCAAGCGTCGGCGCCGCTCGGCTGTCGGCGATTGCCAGTTCGAAGCGCCGGTACCCGGTGTCGGCAATCGCAAACGTCCCGAACGAGACACGACGCTCGCCGTCACCTCCAATGGCCATCGCGTCACGATGCTCGGCGCCGACGGTCAAGCGCAGTCGCGCCGTGTCGCCGCGGGGAAGCTGCACGGCCACCGACGGTTCAATGGCACCCCGAGTGATGATCTGACCGAACCAGGCAAGACTCGCTCCGGCACGCACGAATGGCATCACCGGTCGAGTCGCCGAAATTCGGACGGCATCGGCGTCCGGGATCAAGTACGCCGTGAACGCCGGCACACGCAGTTCGGCACGCGGGAGCGCCACGAACATCGCGAGGGCCGCGAACAGCACAGGAGCCTTCATGTCGCCTACGGGAAGAGGATGAGGCGGCGACTGCTATCCACGCCACCAGTGCAGCACGACCGGCCCCGCAATCATCACCCAGCAGATTCCGGTCATCACCAGCGCCGTCAACACTGACGCGCTGCCCAGGTCTTTCGCCATGCCGGCCAGCGGATGGAGTTCCAGCGAGATGCGATCCACCGTCGCCTCGATGGCGGTGTTCAGCAACTCCACCAGAATGACCAGAATCAGCGACAACAGGAGCATCAGGTGCTCAACCCGGCTGACCGGCAGCGCCAGCGACAGCGGGGCGAGAATGACAAAGGCCACCAGCTCCTCGCGCAGCGCCGACTCGGACGCGAAGGCGTGGCGATAGCCGGCAAACGAGTTGCGGAACGCCGCGATGAGGCGACCAACGAAACTCGACGGTTTGGTTTTCCTGAGCGGTTCGGTCATGAGAGGGGAGTGATGAATCGTCGCGATCGCGCGAGGTGATGCCAAGTTGCCACGTGGTGACGTGGCGCGCCACCACAAGCGAAAGCGCCGACGATGCCCTATCTTCGCGCGATGACCGGACCCGCAGATGTCGCCGAACTGCTCAACGCCGAACTCAGCCTGCTGGCCTTCCAGCGACGCGTGCTCTCGCTGGCCGAGGATCCGTCGGTGCCCCTGCTTGAGCGCCTGCGCTTCCTGGGCATCGTCACCAGCAACATCGACGAACTGTACATGGTGCGGATGGCGGAGCTGCGTCTGGCCGCCCTCGATGAACGCGCCGCCGGGGAACACGCCGCCCTCCCCACCTTTGGCGAAAGCCATACGGCGTCGGCGCGTCTGGAGGCGGTGGAGCACGAGCTTGCCGAGATCCTCGCGGCGCAGTCGCGGTGCGCCGACCAATGCCTGCGCGAGGCAGCTCGCGCCGGCGTCGGCCTGCTCACGTGGGATGCCCTCACGGGCGCCGAACGTGAGGCCCTGCGCACGCGCTACCTCGAGGAGATCCAGCCCGACCTGATGCCGCACGCCATCACGCTCAGCCCGGGCCATCCGCTGCCGCATCTGCCGCATCTGGGGCTGTTCGTGGCCGTGGTGTTCCGTGCCGCCGCTGGTGAACGCGCGCGCCTCGCCGAACACGAACTGCCCGGCGATGTGCCGCGCCTGTTGCCGGTGCCCGGTCGACCGGACTCGGTCATCGCCATCGAGGACGTGCTGCGCGCCAACGCGCACCTGCTGCACCCGAATGCCGTGGTCGATGGCACCTATCTGTTTCGCGTCACGCGCGGCGGCGATCTGCGCATCCTTGAGGAGGATTCCGGCGACCTGCTGGGTGCGGTGGCGTCAGCCGCCGAGCGTCGACCGAACAATCCCGCCGTGCGGGTGGAAGTCGAGCGGAGTATGCCCGCGCATGTCGGCGCGTTGATTCTCGACAGCCTGCGCCGCGAGGCGATCGGACGCGACATGGAGTTGACGGTGGATGCGGTGCAGGTGGTGGACGGATTGCTCGATCA from the Gemmatimonadaceae bacterium genome contains:
- a CDS encoding diacylglycerol kinase, with the translated sequence MATIHHSPLMTEPLRKTKPSSFVGRLIAAFRNSFAGYRHAFASESALREELVAFVILAPLSLALPVSRVEHLMLLLSLILVILVELLNTAIEATVDRISLELHPLAGMAKDLGSASVLTALVMTGICWVMIAGPVVLHWWRG
- a CDS encoding DUF3472 domain-containing protein; translation: MKAPVLFAALAMFVALPRAELRVPAFTAYLIPDADAVRISATRPVMPFVRAGASLAWFGQIITRGAIEPSVAVQLPRGDTARLRLTVGAEHRDAMAIGGDGERRVSFGTFAIADTGYRRFELAIADSRAAPTLEVRALVLDGPASAAAHFNLDPRRNAASVHLRYPTDSNTLVTGFYNEVTAVDDPVTTYYMACGFARGYFGMQVNSLTERRIIFSVWDAASGTTANDRSTVASENYTQLVAKGDGVVADVFGNEGTGGHSHLVYPWKTGSTQRFFVTATPDGEATVYSGYWFHPERRAWQLIASFRAAKDGKGLRRLYSFSENFGGTTGHLRRKALYGSQWIQLGDRSWQELTTATFSHDATGKENRLDRFMGVENGRFFLSHGGFAPGFTTSGTAFTRPPAGAPPSIDLPRH